The following proteins are co-located in the Micromonospora viridifaciens genome:
- a CDS encoding DMT family transporter: MVFILSVGAALLLGVGSAIQQRVAFQAPDGLALRVGLLWHLVRQRLWLAGLSATLLGGLLSGAALGRGSVVLVQPVLVLRLLFALSASALWSRRPLRRRDGGVAVAVALGMVAFLLAGQPGTGNPEGVPAWDWAVAAAAIGSLTLLLVRTARRLRPAQEAPMLAVGAGMLYGLQSALTQSAVHRLSTHGLLGLLTSWQPYTVFAIGLIGTLLAQSAFDLAPLSVSYPPLAVAEPLAGIAIGIGVLGGTLRLAPGALAVEVVGLLVMTFAVYLLAASPHIVGHHLEPVNDPPDDAP; the protein is encoded by the coding sequence GTGGTCTTCATCCTGTCAGTCGGTGCGGCCCTGCTGCTCGGCGTCGGCTCGGCCATCCAGCAGCGGGTGGCCTTCCAGGCCCCGGATGGCCTGGCACTGCGCGTGGGGCTGTTGTGGCATCTCGTCCGGCAGCGGCTGTGGCTGGCGGGTCTCTCGGCGACCCTGCTGGGCGGCCTGCTCAGTGGCGCCGCCCTGGGGCGGGGCTCGGTCGTGCTGGTGCAGCCCGTGCTGGTGCTGCGCCTGCTCTTCGCCCTGTCGGCCTCGGCGTTGTGGAGCCGGCGCCCGCTCCGGCGACGCGACGGGGGGGTCGCCGTGGCGGTCGCCCTGGGCATGGTGGCCTTCCTGCTGGCGGGTCAACCCGGGACCGGGAACCCGGAGGGGGTGCCAGCGTGGGACTGGGCGGTGGCCGCCGCCGCCATCGGCTCGTTGACCCTGTTGCTCGTGCGCACCGCGCGCCGGCTGCGGCCCGCGCAGGAGGCGCCGATGCTCGCGGTCGGCGCCGGGATGCTGTACGGGCTCCAGTCCGCCCTGACCCAGTCGGCCGTGCACCGATTGTCCACCCATGGGCTGTTGGGGCTGCTGACCAGCTGGCAGCCGTACACCGTGTTCGCGATCGGACTGATCGGGACCCTGCTCGCGCAGAGCGCGTTCGATCTTGCTCCGCTGTCCGTGTCGTACCCGCCCCTGGCCGTGGCCGAGCCGCTCGCCGGCATCGCGATCGGCATCGGCGTGCTCGGTGGGACCCTGCGACTGGCTCCGGGGGCGCTCGCCGTCGAGGTCGTCGGCCTGTTGGTGATGACGTTTGCGGTGTACCTGCTGGCCGCGTCCCCGCACATCGTCGGCCACCACCTCGAACCGGTGAACGATCCCCCCGACGACGCACCGTAG
- a CDS encoding S1 family peptidase, whose protein sequence is MVRWRTLTGLLAAALAAVTAGSLTLAAPAAASDSTMTPYVVGGTRAAQGEFPFMVRLSMGCGGALYSSRLVLTAAHCVGATGTNTSITATLGAVDLQDPNRITVRSNYVYRAPGYNGYGKDWALIRLSTPVTGLATLKIATTTAYDNGTFTVAGWGATYEGGPQQRYLMKANAPFVSDSTCNSYYGGQIIAAEEICAGYTSGGVDTCQGDSGGPMFRQDANNAWIQVGIVSWGNGCARPYYPGVYTQVSYFSSAIASAAASLGG, encoded by the coding sequence ATGGTTCGCTGGCGCACCCTCACCGGCCTGTTGGCCGCGGCGTTGGCCGCGGTGACCGCGGGCAGCCTCACCCTCGCGGCACCCGCCGCCGCGTCCGACAGCACGATGACCCCGTACGTCGTCGGCGGCACCCGCGCCGCCCAGGGCGAGTTCCCGTTCATGGTGCGGCTCTCGATGGGCTGCGGCGGGGCCCTGTACAGCTCGCGGCTGGTGCTCACCGCCGCGCACTGCGTGGGTGCCACCGGCACCAACACCAGCATCACCGCGACCCTCGGCGCGGTCGACCTGCAGGACCCCAACCGGATCACCGTCCGGTCGAACTACGTCTACCGCGCCCCGGGCTACAACGGCTACGGCAAGGACTGGGCGCTCATCCGACTGTCCACCCCGGTCACCGGGCTGGCCACCCTGAAGATCGCCACCACCACCGCCTACGACAACGGCACCTTCACCGTCGCCGGCTGGGGCGCCACCTACGAGGGCGGGCCGCAGCAGCGGTACCTGATGAAGGCGAACGCCCCGTTCGTCAGCGACTCCACCTGCAACTCCTACTACGGCGGCCAGATCATCGCGGCCGAGGAGATCTGCGCCGGCTACACCAGCGGCGGCGTGGACACCTGCCAGGGTGACTCGGGCGGCCCGATGTTCCGCCAGGACGCCAACAACGCCTGGATCCAGGTCGGCATCGTGAGCTGGGGCAACGGCTGCGCCCGGCCCTACTACCCGGGTGTCTACACCCAGGTGAGCTACTTTTCCTCGGCGATCGCCTCGGCCGCGGCGAGCCTGGGCGGCTGA
- a CDS encoding DUF305 domain-containing protein, with product MAQVSPPGFTAADTLFIEGMIPHHAQALEMTALLPGRTTNPDLALLAKRIDVSQRDEIARMQRWLEERGVPSRGPHTGHAGHDKLMPGMLTAEQLDQLKKARGAEFDRLFLTFMIRHHQGALAMVEELYATGGGLEPATDQFAREVNADQSIEIQRMQEMLAKMR from the coding sequence GTGGCCCAGGTCTCGCCGCCCGGGTTCACCGCGGCCGACACCCTCTTCATCGAGGGGATGATCCCGCACCACGCCCAGGCGCTGGAGATGACCGCGCTCCTGCCGGGCCGTACCACCAACCCGGATCTGGCGCTGCTCGCCAAGCGGATCGACGTGTCACAGCGCGACGAGATCGCGCGGATGCAGCGGTGGCTCGAGGAGCGGGGCGTGCCGAGCAGGGGGCCGCACACGGGCCACGCCGGGCACGACAAGCTCATGCCGGGGATGCTCACCGCCGAGCAGCTCGACCAGCTCAAGAAGGCGCGCGGGGCGGAGTTCGACCGGCTCTTCCTGACGTTCATGATCCGCCACCACCAGGGCGCGCTGGCGATGGTGGAGGAACTCTACGCGACCGGTGGCGGGCTCGAGCCGGCGACCGACCAGTTCGCCCGTGAGGTCAACGCCGATCAGAGCATCGAGATCCAGCGGATGCAGGAGATGCTGGCCAAGATGCGCTGA
- a CDS encoding LVIVD repeat-containing protein — protein MAAGLLMAGVLPATASAAEPDPRIGLGGGWLDAQSAISNLEHVAHRDKPAGMVDPNNPGNGGFYNSDFGFGGKYAFTGSYNGFNIIDVSKPSDPQVVTSVVCPGGQGDLSVHGNLVFMSVEESRGRVDCGTNANVGTRFQGVRIFDVSDVRNPAQVAAVQLCRGSHTHTVVTDPKDPNNIYIYVSGTTSVRPATTMEGCNNNAADGENPSRWRIEVIKVPLAAPEQAAVVNQPRLFQDPATGRIDGLQNGPQTPRHPSGSTWSPTPNTNACHDITAYPEIGLAAGACQGNGILIDISDPANPRRIDEVSDPNFAYWHSATFNNDGTKVVFTDEWGGGSGARCRDTDQPEWGANAIFDIVDRKMKFASYYKLPVPQTLQENCVAHNGSLIPVPGRDIMMQAWYQGGISVFDFTDSAHPQEIAFFDRGPVNPNALVLAGFWSAYWYNGNLYGNEIGRGFDVFKLTPSEYLSAAEIKAAEEVQLGQFNAQGQPKITWTPSFAVARAHYDQAVRADALDHPLKSQVDMFLERAEGYAANGQRAAAVAQLRAISNKLGAPEHQALKQAILDLQASL, from the coding sequence ATGGCCGCAGGGCTCCTCATGGCCGGCGTGCTGCCCGCCACGGCTTCGGCCGCGGAGCCCGATCCACGAATCGGGCTCGGTGGCGGCTGGCTCGACGCGCAGTCGGCGATCAGCAACCTGGAGCACGTGGCGCACCGCGACAAGCCGGCGGGTATGGTCGACCCGAACAACCCCGGCAACGGCGGGTTCTACAACTCGGACTTCGGCTTCGGCGGCAAGTACGCGTTCACGGGCAGCTACAACGGCTTCAACATCATCGACGTCTCCAAGCCCAGCGACCCGCAGGTCGTCACGAGCGTCGTGTGCCCGGGTGGGCAGGGTGACCTCTCCGTCCACGGCAACCTGGTCTTCATGTCGGTGGAGGAGAGCCGCGGGCGGGTCGACTGCGGCACGAACGCCAACGTCGGCACCCGGTTCCAGGGCGTTCGGATCTTCGACGTCAGCGACGTGCGCAACCCTGCGCAGGTCGCTGCCGTCCAGCTCTGCCGCGGCTCGCACACGCACACCGTGGTGACCGACCCGAAGGACCCGAACAACATCTACATCTACGTCTCGGGCACCACCTCGGTGCGCCCGGCGACGACGATGGAGGGTTGCAACAACAACGCCGCGGACGGTGAGAACCCGTCGCGGTGGCGGATCGAGGTCATCAAGGTGCCGCTGGCGGCGCCTGAGCAGGCCGCCGTGGTGAACCAGCCGCGGCTGTTCCAGGACCCGGCAACCGGCCGGATCGACGGTCTGCAGAACGGGCCGCAGACGCCCCGGCACCCGTCCGGGTCGACCTGGTCGCCGACGCCGAACACCAACGCCTGCCACGACATCACCGCGTACCCGGAGATCGGGCTGGCTGCCGGCGCCTGCCAGGGCAACGGCATCCTGATCGACATCTCGGACCCGGCGAACCCCCGCCGGATCGACGAGGTGTCCGACCCGAACTTCGCGTACTGGCACTCGGCGACGTTCAACAACGACGGCACCAAGGTGGTCTTCACCGACGAGTGGGGCGGTGGTAGCGGTGCTCGCTGCCGTGACACCGACCAGCCGGAGTGGGGCGCCAACGCCATCTTCGACATCGTCGACCGGAAGATGAAGTTCGCCAGCTACTACAAGCTGCCGGTCCCGCAGACGCTGCAGGAGAACTGCGTCGCGCACAACGGTTCGCTGATCCCGGTGCCGGGTCGCGACATCATGATGCAGGCCTGGTACCAGGGCGGCATCTCGGTGTTCGACTTCACCGACTCGGCCCACCCGCAGGAGATCGCGTTCTTCGACCGCGGGCCGGTCAACCCGAACGCGCTCGTGCTCGCCGGCTTCTGGTCGGCGTACTGGTACAACGGCAACCTCTACGGCAACGAGATCGGCCGCGGCTTCGACGTGTTCAAGCTGACGCCCAGCGAGTACCTGTCGGCGGCGGAGATCAAGGCAGCCGAGGAGGTGCAGCTCGGCCAGTTCAACGCCCAGGGCCAGCCGAAGATCACCTGGACGCCGAGCTTCGCGGTCGCGCGTGCCCACTACGACCAGGCGGTACGTGCCGACGCCCTCGACCACCCGCTGAAGTCCCAGGTCGACATGTTCCTGGAGCGGGCTGAGGGCTACGCGGCCAACGGCCAGCGGGCCGCGGCGGTCGCGCAGCTGCGGGCCATCTCCAACAAGCTTGGCGCTCCGGAGCACCAGGCGCTGAAGCAGGCGATCCTGGACCTGCAGGCATCGCTCTGA